In Candidatus Nitronauta litoralis, one DNA window encodes the following:
- a CDS encoding hydrogenase subunit produces MNFALTQSLASQLKQAAIPFETRGKFPPCLFVSETAWAPVAKISQQEGLRLVAEWASEEKGVFTIHAAYALGALGYALVATQLRQGVEEFSSLVPHYSVAARMERIIHDFYGLTPLGHPDLRRWIKHDSWPENAFPLRKGFALNVPLERQEGSYPFIETDGEGSYEIPVGPVHAGIIEPGHFRFQVVGEQILNLEERLGYVHKGIEKHFENQDAVSAARMAARISGDATVAHSWAYCLAAEQAVGRVVSPRAAHLRAVLCERERMANHIGDIGAICNDAAWAFMQMQCQRLREDLARLHQKLFGHRLLMDVVVPGGVTRDLDRDGTARLRNQTQAVAGEMKELFGIYEEQTSIRDRVIGSGGISAQNAQTLGLLGVVGRSAEQDLDARRDAAYSPYDQCPPQVKVCRGGDVSARLWIRFQEIQDSARLIEKLLVDLPEGSFQEPFKEPGEGSWGFAVVESWRGEIATWIRFGSGGKIQRCYVRDPSMINWLGLELAVQEVPVPDFPLNNKSFNCSYSGHDL; encoded by the coding sequence ATGAATTTTGCATTGACTCAATCTCTGGCATCCCAGCTCAAACAGGCGGCTATACCTTTTGAGACGAGAGGGAAATTCCCACCCTGTTTGTTTGTGTCTGAGACAGCATGGGCCCCTGTGGCAAAAATCAGCCAACAGGAGGGTTTGCGCCTGGTGGCGGAATGGGCTTCTGAAGAAAAAGGAGTGTTTACCATTCACGCGGCCTATGCATTGGGGGCACTGGGTTACGCGCTGGTTGCCACCCAGTTGAGGCAGGGCGTTGAAGAGTTTTCCAGCCTGGTTCCTCATTACAGCGTCGCGGCCCGCATGGAACGGATCATCCATGATTTCTACGGTCTCACGCCTTTGGGACACCCCGACCTTCGCCGCTGGATCAAGCATGACAGCTGGCCGGAAAATGCATTTCCTTTGCGTAAAGGTTTTGCTCTGAATGTGCCTCTGGAACGTCAGGAGGGAAGCTACCCCTTCATCGAAACGGATGGTGAAGGAAGTTATGAAATTCCCGTGGGACCAGTGCATGCGGGAATCATTGAGCCGGGGCATTTTCGGTTTCAGGTGGTGGGGGAGCAGATTTTAAACCTGGAGGAACGTCTGGGTTACGTGCACAAGGGAATCGAAAAACATTTCGAGAACCAGGACGCGGTTTCCGCCGCCCGGATGGCCGCGCGCATCTCCGGCGATGCCACGGTAGCCCACAGCTGGGCTTATTGTTTAGCGGCGGAACAGGCGGTGGGGCGCGTTGTGTCCCCGCGCGCGGCCCATCTGCGTGCCGTGTTGTGCGAACGGGAACGCATGGCGAACCATATTGGCGATATCGGGGCCATTTGCAATGACGCCGCCTGGGCTTTCATGCAGATGCAATGCCAGCGGTTACGCGAAGACCTGGCCCGACTGCATCAGAAATTGTTCGGCCACCGATTGCTCATGGACGTCGTGGTACCCGGCGGGGTGACCCGTGATCTTGACAGGGATGGGACGGCTCGCTTGCGGAATCAAACACAGGCTGTCGCGGGTGAAATGAAGGAGCTGTTCGGAATCTATGAAGAACAAACTTCGATCCGGGATCGTGTGATTGGCTCCGGAGGGATATCGGCGCAAAACGCCCAGACACTGGGCCTGTTGGGAGTTGTGGGCCGGAGCGCAGAACAGGACCTGGATGCCCGCCGCGACGCGGCTTATTCCCCTTACGACCAATGTCCTCCGCAAGTCAAAGTGTGCCGGGGCGGCGATGTTTCGGCCCGACTTTGGATTCGTTTCCAGGAAATTCAAGACAGCGCCCGGTTGATCGAAAAGCTGCTGGTCGATCTGCCGGAAGGGAGTTTTCAGGAACCGTTTAAGGAACCCGGGGAAGGGAGTTGGGGGTTTGCTGTAGTCGAATCCTGGCGCGGAGAAATCGCCACCTGGATTCGTTTCGGATCAGGGGGGAAAATCCAGCGTTGTTATGTGCGAGATCCTTCCATGATCAATTGGCTGGGACTCGAACTGGCCGTGCAGGAGGTCCCGGTACCGGATTTTCCACTGAATAATAAATCGTTCAACTGCTCGTACTCCGGGCACGATCTTTAA
- a CDS encoding RNA polymerase sigma factor, with the protein MDEFLQSVERRAFQMAQFATSNPDEALDIVQDAMMAFVKSYADKPEEERRPLFFRIVQNRIRDWHRRQNVRNRWTAWWIGSKQDEEDDSDPIARLADPRGRSPEKELSICDSGDALQAAIERLPLRQQQAFLLRSWEELSVAETAKAMGCSEGSVKTHHSRAVQTLKKLLKDHWP; encoded by the coding sequence ATGGACGAATTCCTGCAATCAGTTGAAAGGCGGGCCTTCCAAATGGCACAATTCGCAACGAGCAACCCTGACGAAGCGCTCGATATTGTGCAGGACGCCATGATGGCATTCGTCAAAAGTTATGCAGACAAGCCGGAAGAGGAACGACGCCCCCTGTTTTTCCGCATTGTGCAAAACCGGATTCGCGACTGGCATCGAAGACAGAATGTCCGCAATCGCTGGACAGCATGGTGGATCGGCAGTAAGCAGGACGAAGAAGATGATTCGGATCCCATCGCCCGGTTGGCCGATCCTAGAGGAAGAAGTCCTGAAAAAGAACTATCCATTTGCGATTCCGGCGATGCCTTGCAGGCGGCAATTGAGCGTCTTCCCCTTCGGCAACAACAAGCGTTCCTGTTGCGCTCCTGGGAAGAATTGAGCGTAGCCGAAACTGCCAAAGCCATGGGGTGTTCCGAGGGATCAGTCAAAACGCATCACTCAAGAGCGGTACAAACTTTAAAGAAATTATTAAAGGACCATTGGCCATGA
- a CDS encoding 5-formyltetrahydrofolate cyclo-ligase: MTIVTKKEIRDQVWDEMQSQGVGRFPFPIKGRIPNFKGAEAAAERLAEHPSFLEAKTLKCNPDAPQLPVRLNALRQGKTVYMAVPRLREKECFICLDPKTIDPQNFRKAVSIRGSVKFGKPVAPDALPFIDLIVAGSVAVRKNGTRAGKGGGYSDLEFGIATQLKRVDPKTTIVTTVHDAQLVTGRWKIEPWDIPLDWIFTPSETVRCKNPHARPKGVLWNRLDPDMRRDIPILDELG, from the coding sequence ATGACCATTGTAACCAAAAAAGAGATCCGCGATCAGGTCTGGGATGAGATGCAATCACAAGGGGTGGGACGCTTTCCTTTTCCCATTAAGGGACGTATACCTAATTTCAAAGGAGCCGAGGCGGCTGCCGAGCGCCTGGCGGAGCATCCTTCATTTCTTGAGGCCAAAACGCTCAAATGCAATCCCGATGCACCCCAATTGCCGGTACGTCTGAACGCGCTTCGGCAAGGCAAAACCGTTTATATGGCAGTGCCTCGTCTGCGCGAAAAGGAATGTTTTATCTGCCTGGATCCTAAAACCATCGACCCGCAGAATTTCAGAAAGGCGGTGAGCATCCGCGGGTCGGTCAAGTTTGGGAAACCGGTTGCCCCAGATGCTCTACCCTTCATCGATCTTATCGTAGCCGGTTCCGTCGCTGTTCGTAAAAATGGAACACGGGCAGGCAAAGGAGGGGGATACTCCGATCTGGAGTTTGGTATCGCTACACAATTGAAACGGGTCGACCCCAAAACAACCATTGTCACAACAGTGCATGATGCGCAGCTTGTTACTGGCAGATGGAAAATAGAACCCTGGGATATTCCTCTCGACTGGATATTCACCCCGTCCGAAACTGTACGCTGCAAAAATCCACACGCGCGCCCCAAAGGTGTGCTGTGGAACCGGTTAGACCCGGACATGCGGAGGGATATTCCAATACTCGATGAATTGGGTTGA
- the nuoB gene encoding NADH-quinone oxidoreductase subunit NuoB gives MQRILRKIFKVGKITEPLGKAEQTIDVLGPKLDRVVKKRFQGSLAIRQVDAGSCNACELEIHAMNNPYYDLERFGVHFVASPRHADLLLVTGPVSHNMEIALKMTYDAVPNPKLVIAAGDCAVCGGEFGRTYATVGSVSQVIPVDVLIHGCPPTPTDLIQGILMAVGLPE, from the coding sequence ATGCAACGAATTCTGCGAAAAATATTCAAGGTAGGCAAGATCACCGAACCCCTCGGCAAGGCTGAACAGACCATTGATGTGCTGGGGCCCAAACTGGACCGTGTTGTCAAAAAACGATTCCAGGGATCATTGGCCATCCGCCAGGTAGATGCGGGGTCCTGCAACGCCTGCGAATTGGAAATCCATGCCATGAACAACCCCTATTATGATCTTGAGCGCTTCGGAGTTCATTTTGTTGCGTCCCCCAGGCATGCCGATCTCCTGCTAGTCACCGGGCCGGTCAGCCATAACATGGAAATCGCCCTGAAAATGACCTACGATGCCGTACCCAATCCCAAACTGGTTATTGCCGCCGGAGATTGCGCTGTTTGTGGAGGCGAGTTCGGACGCACCTACGCCACCGTCGGATCGGTAAGTCAGGTAATTCCTGTCGACGTGTTAATTCATGGATGCCCTCCCACCCCCACCGATCTAATCCAGGGAATCCTGATGGCCGTTGGGTTACCTGAATAA
- a CDS encoding U32 family peptidase produces the protein MTNSSNIQSVPELLAPAGSREKMDYAFAYGADAVYAGVPKFSLRARDNPFKDATLRDAIERTHELGKKIYITANILPPNRKIEAFKKSLAYFAEARPDAFIMADPGLIGYAIKEFPDVPVHLSVQSNTINWESAKFWYECGVQRIILSRELSLPEIREFHEKVPGLELEAFVHGAICIAYSGRCLLSNYFNHRDANQGTCTNSCRWEYDIHQQPAGYDGYVSDTHRPDLLQGDYFLEERERPGELMPIDEDEHGTYIMNSKDLRAIELLSQMRDAGICSFKIEGRSKTLYYLSLVIKNYRRALNDLAAGKSFDSSLIDEIAKTANRGFTSAFLVPKSDHQTERFDSPQEPDLPQVFAGQVMDHRPGWMEVEVKNRIKLGDRVEYIAPSGQQVFTISGMEKQTGEAIEVAHGGAGRVWIACDMQPEPFALLSRICEPVTSASAIS, from the coding sequence ATGACTAATTCATCCAACATACAATCAGTGCCCGAGTTGCTGGCACCCGCCGGGAGCCGGGAGAAAATGGACTATGCGTTTGCTTATGGGGCGGATGCGGTCTACGCGGGGGTCCCCAAGTTTTCTTTGAGAGCGAGGGATAACCCTTTTAAAGACGCGACCCTGCGTGATGCCATTGAGCGAACGCATGAGCTCGGAAAAAAAATCTACATTACGGCGAACATCCTGCCACCAAACCGCAAGATCGAAGCATTCAAAAAATCGCTGGCGTATTTTGCGGAAGCCAGGCCGGATGCCTTCATCATGGCGGATCCAGGATTGATTGGCTACGCGATCAAAGAGTTTCCGGATGTTCCCGTCCATCTTTCTGTCCAGTCGAATACCATCAACTGGGAGTCGGCCAAATTCTGGTACGAGTGCGGTGTCCAGCGCATTATTTTGTCGCGCGAACTTTCACTGCCTGAAATTCGCGAGTTTCACGAAAAGGTGCCGGGTCTGGAGCTGGAAGCGTTTGTCCATGGTGCTATTTGTATCGCCTATTCGGGTCGATGTCTTCTTTCGAATTATTTTAATCACCGCGATGCCAATCAGGGAACCTGTACCAACAGTTGCCGCTGGGAATACGATATACACCAGCAACCTGCGGGGTATGACGGTTACGTGTCTGATACGCACCGCCCGGATTTGCTGCAGGGCGATTATTTTCTGGAAGAGAGAGAGCGGCCGGGTGAGTTGATGCCGATTGATGAAGATGAGCACGGCACCTACATCATGAATTCAAAAGACCTGCGCGCGATTGAACTGCTGAGTCAGATGCGTGACGCTGGTATCTGTTCATTCAAGATTGAAGGTCGATCAAAAACCCTGTACTACCTGTCGCTTGTGATAAAAAACTACCGCCGGGCCTTGAATGATCTTGCTGCAGGAAAATCGTTTGATTCTTCCTTGATTGATGAAATAGCAAAGACGGCCAACCGTGGATTCACCTCGGCGTTTCTTGTGCCCAAGTCCGACCACCAGACCGAACGTTTTGATTCACCACAGGAGCCTGATCTGCCTCAGGTGTTCGCAGGTCAGGTGATGGATCACCGCCCCGGCTGGATGGAAGTGGAGGTCAAAAACCGCATCAAGCTTGGGGACCGAGTGGAATATATTGCCCCGTCCGGCCAACAGGTTTTTACGATTTCAGGTATGGAAAAGCAAACGGGAGAGGCAATAGAAGTGGCTCATGGGGGTGCTGGGCGTGTATGGATCGCATGCGACATGCAGCCGGAACCTTTTGCCTTGCTCAGCCGTATCTGCGAACCTGTCACATCTGCATCGGCAATATCTTAG
- a CDS encoding 2-dehydropantoate 2-reductase: MQIMIFGAGAVGLGLANCLIKADHTVHLIGREETVSALSIDGLERTGLFGDFHAPPFSFSAFCDLEEPESGPYDYILICTKSYDTRTAGEMLAATPELKTDKTQFVLCQNGWGNAETFAAFFPTEQIKTGRIITGFRRPKPNQVDITVHADSVHLGSLFDDDLESLEPLARALRKGGLPSKITEDIEKDLWAKMLYNCMLNGLSTLFGVPYGLLGESEHTRDLMSRIAHEVFNVIKASNHHTHWTSAQDFLTTFYEKQLPPTYQHEPSMLQDIRSHKPTEINALNGAVVALGKKHGVDTPVNYTICNMVHFLSSRSGAE; this comes from the coding sequence ATGCAGATCATGATTTTTGGTGCCGGTGCTGTGGGCCTGGGCCTGGCCAACTGCCTCATCAAAGCCGACCACACAGTTCATCTTATCGGACGCGAGGAAACCGTTTCAGCTCTCAGTATTGACGGACTCGAACGTACCGGATTGTTTGGGGACTTTCATGCACCGCCTTTCTCCTTCAGCGCATTTTGCGACCTCGAAGAACCGGAGTCCGGACCCTACGATTACATACTGATTTGCACCAAGTCCTATGACACCCGGACGGCAGGCGAGATGCTGGCCGCCACTCCGGAACTAAAAACTGACAAAACCCAGTTTGTTCTGTGCCAGAACGGCTGGGGCAACGCAGAAACATTCGCCGCCTTTTTCCCCACTGAGCAAATAAAAACAGGACGTATCATTACCGGGTTTCGTCGACCTAAACCCAATCAGGTCGACATCACGGTACACGCCGATTCCGTCCACCTGGGAAGCCTTTTTGATGACGACCTGGAAAGCCTGGAGCCCCTTGCACGTGCTTTAAGAAAAGGCGGGCTGCCCTCTAAAATAACCGAAGACATTGAAAAAGACCTCTGGGCAAAAATGCTCTACAACTGCATGCTCAATGGATTGTCCACACTGTTTGGTGTGCCCTACGGATTGCTCGGTGAATCGGAACACACACGGGACTTAATGTCGCGCATTGCCCACGAAGTATTCAATGTGATCAAAGCCTCAAATCACCACACTCATTGGACTTCAGCTCAGGATTTCCTGACCACGTTCTACGAAAAGCAGCTTCCACCCACCTACCAGCACGAACCGTCGATGTTACAGGACATCCGATCGCACAAACCCACTGAAATTAATGCCCTGAATGGCGCTGTTGTTGCACTAGGCAAAAAACACGGTGTGGACACCCCGGTCAATTACACTATCTGCAACATGGTCCATTTCCTGAGTAGCCGATCAGGAGCAGAATAA
- a CDS encoding tetratricopeptide repeat protein, whose amino-acid sequence MMRQKLALVCILMLAFTGCLSADVQQRVSALEQKIQTNPTDAAAHRELGKVWFEGGHDKKAVEHLSMAAKLEPQGAETITMLGTAFARMGDYDNAIRVLTAGQQQGSAKNDFALGSALLGAGQYDEGVAAIKKALQKDPSLANMVKVAVKAPNAETVAKALQSASAQDQALEEVLEQSYSDLKDQIRQDVREQIAEDIILEK is encoded by the coding sequence ATGATGAGACAGAAACTGGCACTGGTGTGTATTTTAATGTTGGCATTTACAGGGTGTCTGAGTGCTGATGTGCAGCAGCGGGTGTCTGCGCTGGAACAAAAGATTCAAACAAACCCGACAGATGCTGCGGCACATCGAGAACTGGGGAAAGTCTGGTTCGAGGGAGGGCATGATAAAAAGGCGGTGGAGCATCTCTCCATGGCGGCGAAACTCGAACCGCAGGGCGCAGAGACCATCACCATGCTGGGAACGGCTTTTGCCCGGATGGGGGATTACGATAACGCGATCCGCGTGTTGACTGCCGGGCAGCAGCAGGGTTCGGCGAAAAACGATTTCGCCCTGGGTTCCGCTCTATTGGGGGCCGGGCAATACGATGAGGGAGTAGCCGCTATTAAAAAAGCGCTCCAGAAGGACCCTTCGCTTGCAAATATGGTGAAGGTGGCAGTCAAGGCACCCAATGCTGAAACGGTGGCCAAGGCTTTGCAGAGTGCCAGTGCTCAAGACCAGGCATTGGAGGAAGTGCTGGAGCAATCCTACAGCGATTTAAAAGATCAAATTCGCCAGGACGTGCGCGAACAGATCGCTGAGGACATCATTCTCGAAAAATAA
- a CDS encoding DUF4145 domain-containing protein codes for MKPFNWECPYCGKPTTITSPHIDQNFRTSQIRNSILGSYIGIGYTIISCPNKDCKSLTVNAAINKIIWVNGNPLKGDIIKSFSLLPESHARPQPEYIPEVITEDYYEACRICNLSPKASATLSRRCLQGMIRDFWGIKMNRLVDEIKALKDKVDGPTWEAIDSVREIGNIGAHMEKDVNLIIEVEPDEAEILINLIETLFKEWYVAKYQKEQNFSSVVQLAKEKKEKKNQGGKFDF; via the coding sequence ATGAAACCGTTTAATTGGGAATGTCCTTATTGTGGAAAACCGACGACGATTACTAGCCCTCATATTGACCAAAATTTTAGGACTTCACAAATAAGGAACTCCATTCTTGGAAGTTATATTGGGATAGGTTACACAATTATTTCTTGCCCAAATAAAGATTGTAAAAGTTTAACAGTTAATGCAGCTATAAATAAAATAATTTGGGTAAACGGTAATCCCCTTAAAGGAGATATCATTAAGTCTTTTTCATTGCTTCCAGAATCTCATGCAAGGCCTCAGCCTGAATACATTCCAGAAGTTATTACTGAAGATTATTACGAAGCCTGCCGAATTTGCAATTTAAGCCCAAAGGCTTCCGCTACGTTGTCTAGAAGATGTTTGCAGGGCATGATTCGGGATTTTTGGGGGATAAAAATGAATAGATTAGTTGATGAAATTAAAGCCCTAAAAGATAAGGTAGATGGGCCAACTTGGGAGGCTATAGATAGCGTTAGAGAAATTGGAAATATTGGAGCTCATATGGAAAAGGATGTGAACTTAATTATTGAGGTCGAGCCCGACGAGGCCGAAATTTTAATAAATTTAATAGAAACCCTATTTAAAGAATGGTACGTGGCAAAATATCAAAAAGAACAAAACTTTAGTTCGGTAGTGCAGCTTGCAAAAGAGAAGAAGGAGAAAAAAAATCAGGGAGGAAAGTTTGATTTTTAA
- a CDS encoding hydrogenase 4 subunit F has product MNLFPLLLGIPALTGFALAFVGKSRQAARLNIVASAATFVVSLGLVWKVLMQGSLFFNGQAFFLDPYNIFLVALTTFVATNTAIFSAAYMAHEEKIGRVTSRNLRLYHAMFQLFVFGMLLALTTNNLGVLWIALELATLATVLLVSLYRTPAAISAAWKYFILCGMGIALALFGTILIFSTSLEVFGHSNEALTWTLLYPKADQLNPSVMTIAFAFLMVGYGTKVGLFPMHDWLPDAHGEGPTPISAVLSGLLLNVALYALVRCKTLVDGATHNHLAGHLMMGFGLLTLAVAALSLHRQKDIKRLYSFSSIEHMGLMTFSFGIGTPLANYAALLHMTVHSLVKSGIFFTVGHAAQAMKTQTIAQIRGLMHLQPKIGVGLLLGTIAIAGLPPFGVFTSEFLLVTAALETHPWTIGILLPSLVVAFAGLFRHLQPMVFGMYPREVHAVPINMLPVYIHLGLALILGLAIPGFLANWFQIAANFLHQGTL; this is encoded by the coding sequence ATGAACCTTTTTCCCCTTTTACTGGGAATCCCAGCTTTAACTGGTTTCGCCCTGGCATTTGTGGGCAAATCACGCCAAGCCGCCCGCCTGAATATCGTCGCAAGTGCGGCGACCTTTGTCGTCTCTTTGGGTCTGGTATGGAAGGTTTTGATGCAGGGCTCCCTGTTTTTCAACGGTCAGGCGTTTTTCCTCGACCCCTACAATATCTTTCTGGTAGCGCTGACCACTTTTGTGGCGACCAATACGGCTATTTTTTCCGCGGCATATATGGCTCATGAAGAGAAGATTGGCCGCGTAACCTCCCGCAACCTGCGTCTTTACCACGCCATGTTCCAGTTGTTTGTTTTCGGCATGTTGCTGGCATTAACGACCAACAATCTGGGGGTGCTTTGGATCGCGCTCGAACTGGCAACTCTGGCCACGGTTCTCCTGGTATCGTTGTACCGGACACCGGCGGCCATCAGCGCGGCATGGAAATATTTTATTTTATGCGGTATGGGAATCGCCCTGGCACTGTTCGGTACTATCCTGATTTTCTCGACATCTTTAGAAGTATTTGGCCACAGCAATGAAGCCCTGACATGGACCCTGCTGTACCCAAAGGCCGACCAGCTCAACCCGAGTGTCATGACCATTGCTTTCGCATTTCTCATGGTGGGTTACGGTACCAAGGTCGGGCTGTTCCCAATGCATGACTGGTTGCCGGATGCACATGGGGAAGGACCCACTCCTATCTCCGCAGTGCTTTCGGGGTTGTTGCTCAACGTGGCGTTGTATGCGCTGGTCCGGTGCAAGACACTGGTGGACGGCGCCACGCACAATCATTTGGCCGGTCATTTGATGATGGGGTTTGGCTTGCTGACTTTGGCCGTAGCGGCTTTGTCTCTCCACCGGCAAAAGGATATCAAGCGTCTGTATTCCTTTTCCTCCATCGAACACATGGGCCTGATGACTTTTTCCTTCGGCATCGGTACGCCTTTAGCCAATTACGCAGCTCTGTTGCACATGACTGTGCACTCCCTGGTCAAATCGGGAATCTTTTTCACCGTGGGACATGCCGCCCAGGCGATGAAAACGCAAACGATAGCGCAAATCCGTGGTCTGATGCATCTCCAGCCGAAAATCGGTGTGGGTTTGCTCCTCGGGACCATCGCCATTGCGGGGTTACCCCCCTTCGGGGTTTTCACCAGCGAATTCCTTTTGGTCACAGCGGCCCTCGAAACCCACCCCTGGACCATCGGAATCCTGTTGCCCAGCCTGGTCGTGGCCTTTGCCGGACTGTTCCGCCACCTGCAACCCATGGTGTTTGGAATGTACCCCAGGGAGGTCCATGCGGTCCCGATCAACATGCTTCCGGTCTACATCCATCTCGGGCTTGCCCTGATTCTGGGATTGGCGATCCCTGGATTTTTAGCGAACTGGTTTCAAATCGCGGCCAATTTTCTGCATCAGGGGACTCTATGA
- a CDS encoding NifU family protein, translating into MNIQKSPFLVVATEPTPNPAAFKFNLNQQAAASTHAYNNEFEAEGDPFAEKLFSFGVVTAVLIHERFVSVTLESPDEWEFFLDPIIQCIQEDLVYYEAEKTEEDTEENSGSILDKIDLETFDDLPDTTKMQIIDVYMDETVRPALAADGGGVIVTEVADNVVKIRYQGACGSCSKSQSSTLSAMQNILQTNVSPNLRVIVGSTSDQGTNIGGY; encoded by the coding sequence ATGAATATCCAAAAATCTCCTTTTCTTGTCGTTGCCACAGAACCTACGCCGAATCCAGCCGCTTTCAAGTTCAACCTGAACCAGCAGGCAGCGGCCAGCACGCACGCCTACAACAATGAATTCGAAGCGGAAGGCGACCCCTTTGCTGAAAAGCTCTTCTCTTTCGGTGTCGTGACGGCGGTTCTGATCCACGAGCGGTTTGTCTCGGTGACCCTGGAGTCCCCGGATGAATGGGAATTTTTTCTGGACCCGATCATCCAGTGTATCCAGGAAGACCTGGTCTATTACGAAGCTGAAAAAACTGAAGAGGATACAGAAGAAAACAGTGGCTCCATTCTCGACAAGATCGACCTGGAAACCTTTGACGATCTCCCCGACACAACCAAAATGCAGATCATCGACGTGTACATGGATGAGACCGTACGCCCGGCCCTCGCGGCAGACGGCGGCGGCGTTATCGTTACTGAAGTCGCAGATAATGTAGTAAAAATCCGCTATCAGGGCGCGTGCGGCAGTTGTTCCAAATCCCAATCCAGCACGCTCTCTGCAATGCAGAATATTCTGCAAACCAACGTATCACCCAACCTTCGCGTGATCGTCGGAAGCACCTCTGACCAGGGAACCAACATTGGCGGTTATTAA
- the hpnH gene encoding adenosyl-hopene transferase HpnH — protein sequence MAVPIRQAMKIGLYIMKQKMMGRKKYPLVLMLEPLYRCNLECTGCGKIQKPNEILKKYLSVDECLNAANEAGAPVVSIAGGEPLIHPEIIDVVKGLIKQDRYVYLCTNAILLDKYFDQLPVDPRLTLSIHLDGGQEHHDHICQEEGVYDKAINAIREAKRRGFRVTTNTTFFDGVTVDEAESFLDHLRPLNIDGMTVASAFQYMAAPDQDHFFGRRKTMEFFNQLLAKNTEGKRWNFNHSPFYLDFLKGERDYDCTPWGNPCYSVLGWQQPCYLLDEGYVESFDDLMEKTDWEKYGHRNHPKCRDCTAHCGYEATAVQDSTSGIGNMLTSAKAVFQ from the coding sequence ATGGCTGTACCTATCCGACAGGCAATGAAGATCGGTTTGTATATCATGAAGCAGAAAATGATGGGCCGCAAGAAATACCCGCTGGTCCTCATGCTGGAACCGCTGTATCGGTGCAATCTGGAATGCACCGGTTGCGGAAAAATACAGAAACCGAATGAAATTCTGAAAAAATACCTTTCCGTTGATGAATGCCTCAACGCGGCAAATGAAGCCGGTGCTCCGGTTGTTTCCATTGCCGGTGGTGAACCGCTCATTCATCCGGAGATTATTGACGTAGTCAAGGGACTGATCAAGCAGGACCGGTACGTCTATCTCTGTACCAACGCGATTTTACTCGACAAATATTTTGATCAGTTACCGGTTGATCCCAGGCTCACGCTTTCGATTCATCTTGATGGCGGCCAGGAACATCACGATCATATTTGCCAGGAAGAAGGCGTTTACGATAAGGCGATCAACGCCATTCGTGAAGCCAAGCGGCGGGGATTCCGCGTTACCACCAACACCACTTTCTTTGACGGGGTGACCGTTGACGAGGCTGAAAGTTTTCTCGATCATCTGCGGCCGTTGAATATTGATGGCATGACCGTGGCTTCTGCTTTCCAGTATATGGCGGCACCGGATCAGGATCATTTCTTTGGCCGTCGGAAGACGATGGAGTTTTTCAACCAGTTGCTGGCAAAAAATACCGAAGGCAAACGGTGGAACTTCAACCACTCTCCGTTCTATCTGGATTTTCTTAAAGGCGAACGCGATTACGATTGTACCCCATGGGGCAACCCGTGCTACTCCGTATTAGGTTGGCAGCAACCTTGCTACCTGCTTGATGAAGGGTATGTTGAGTCGTTCGATGACCTGATGGAAAAAACCGACTGGGAAAAGTACGGCCATCGCAACCATCCCAAATGCAGGGACTGCACCGCACACTGCGGTTATGAAGCGACGGCTGTTCAGGACAGCACCAGTGGTATCGGCAACATGCTCACCTCGGCTAAAGCTGTTTTCCAATGA